A window from Flavobacterium sp. 83 encodes these proteins:
- the ybeY gene encoding rRNA maturation RNase YbeY — MINFNYETDFTLDNEEAVALWLSNVITSENKKEGEINYIFCDDEYLHKINLEYLNHDTLTDIISFDYTMGNELSGDVFVSIERVKDNAVDFNVPFEEELKRVLVHGVLHYCGYKDKGETDELLMRSKEDEKLALFHVEQ; from the coding sequence ATGATCAATTTTAATTACGAAACCGACTTTACTTTAGACAATGAAGAAGCTGTTGCTTTGTGGCTGTCTAATGTTATTACTTCAGAAAACAAGAAAGAGGGAGAGATAAACTACATCTTTTGCGACGATGAGTATTTGCATAAAATCAATCTGGAATATCTTAATCACGACACATTAACTGATATTATTAGTTTTGACTACACGATGGGGAATGAGTTAAGCGGCGATGTTTTTGTTTCTATCGAAAGGGTAAAAGACAATGCCGTTGATTTTAACGTGCCTTTTGAAGAGGAATTGAAGCGTGTATTAGTTCACGGTGTTTTGCACTACTGTGGATACAAAGACAAAGGTGAGACCGACGAACTTTTAATGCGCAGTAAAGAAGACGAAAAATTAGCACTGTTCCACGTGGAACAGTAA
- a CDS encoding glutamyl-tRNA synthetase: protein MENQNFIYQKLEAFIRKFYTNELIRGIIFFIGLGLLYFLFTLFVEYFLWLKPMGRTILFWVFVGVEVYLLSRFILFPIFKLFKLKKGIDYNQASAIIGNHFTEVSDKLTNFLQLADSDNHQNKSELLLASIAQKANALQPIPFGNAINFNTNQKYLPLAFIPILFFAVFYFSGNSNVISQSFNRVVHFNSAFLPPAPFKFVVLNSNLQTEQGKDFILRVKTVGKVVPENAMIFIGDESYFMENTKAGEFEFKILKPSAAVLFHVEGNTVSSSDYELKVITVPAIANFEMQLNFPSYLNKKSETIKGSGNAIIPEGTRVTWKMDTQATQKVDWMDGKSNIPFSKTENSFTLSKNILQNTDYQILTSNDKVKNYEKLNYQLTIVKDQFPAITVNNVPDSLKAVRNYVLGQISDDYGLSKLQIVYYERNKPQSAKRGTIAVKKAAVDQFVFSFPSNLPVEQGVSYDYYFEVYDNDAIHYFKSTKSSVFSNRVSTDEEKEDEVLQQQNDNINGLEKSLKNQDKQIAEIEKIQKTGKEKDNLEFKDQQKVNDFIKRQKQQDEMMKQFSEKMKDNLDKFKTDEKDKLKEELQKRIDKADKDLNKNQKLLDELKELNDKIKNEELLSKLDKFKQNSKNQIKNLEQLVELTKKYYVEKKAEQLGDKLDKLSEKQDILSDDEKENKSDKQENINSDFDKIQEDLKDLEKENNELKSPMDLPKDAAKEKSIDEDLKKASEELKKDNKAKAKQNQKSASKKMKEMAAKMAQTLEGNEKEELQEDVAMLRQILDNLLAFSLSQEDLMNQFIGHKAGSPGYNKNIKIQQDLKQHFKHVDDSLFVMSLRNPKIAEEVTKEIGNVHYNIDKSLESLSDAQVPKGLSHQQYSIAAANKLADMLSDMFNTMQMSLSGMGSGKPKPGQGQGMQLQDIIKKHEGLGEKMKEGIKKGPKPGDGSKGESGKDGKSSKGESQDGDGEGDAQSIMEIYKEQKQLRESLQNELNKQGFGGNGQSALEQMKQIEKQLLNKGFKNETLQKILNVKQELLKLNTALQQQGEENKRQSETNKKEFNNQSNALPAALLDYLNSIEILNRQSLPLRSNFNQKVQEYFNKK, encoded by the coding sequence TTGGAAAATCAAAATTTTATTTATCAGAAACTGGAAGCTTTTATCCGAAAGTTTTATACCAATGAATTGATACGAGGAATCATTTTCTTTATTGGTTTAGGATTGTTGTATTTTCTATTCACGCTTTTTGTCGAATATTTTCTTTGGCTTAAGCCAATGGGAAGAACGATTTTATTTTGGGTTTTTGTGGGAGTAGAAGTGTACTTGTTGTCCCGATTTATTTTATTTCCAATATTTAAATTATTCAAACTCAAAAAAGGTATTGATTACAATCAGGCTTCGGCTATTATTGGAAATCATTTCACGGAAGTGAGCGACAAGCTGACGAATTTTCTGCAACTGGCGGATTCTGATAACCATCAGAATAAATCTGAATTGTTACTCGCATCAATTGCACAAAAAGCCAATGCGTTACAACCAATCCCTTTTGGCAATGCTATAAACTTTAATACAAACCAAAAATATTTACCGTTAGCATTTATTCCTATTTTGTTTTTTGCTGTCTTTTATTTTTCCGGTAACAGCAATGTGATTTCGCAAAGTTTTAATAGAGTAGTGCATTTCAATTCGGCTTTCTTACCGCCGGCTCCTTTTAAGTTTGTGGTTTTAAATTCAAACCTGCAAACCGAACAAGGAAAAGATTTTATACTTCGAGTTAAAACAGTAGGTAAAGTTGTTCCTGAGAATGCCATGATTTTCATTGGTGACGAAAGTTATTTTATGGAAAACACGAAAGCAGGGGAGTTTGAATTTAAAATTTTAAAGCCTTCTGCAGCTGTTTTGTTCCACGTGGAGGGAAATACTGTTTCTTCATCGGATTATGAATTGAAAGTAATTACGGTGCCGGCGATTGCTAATTTCGAAATGCAATTGAACTTTCCTTCCTACTTGAATAAAAAATCGGAAACAATCAAAGGAAGTGGTAACGCCATTATTCCCGAAGGAACTCGTGTAACTTGGAAAATGGATACCCAAGCAACACAAAAAGTAGATTGGATGGACGGAAAGTCTAATATTCCCTTTTCGAAAACTGAAAATAGCTTCACTTTATCTAAAAATATACTTCAAAATACAGATTATCAAATTCTTACTTCGAATGATAAGGTAAAAAACTACGAAAAACTGAATTATCAGCTTACAATTGTCAAAGATCAGTTTCCAGCAATTACTGTAAACAATGTGCCAGACAGTTTGAAGGCAGTAAGAAACTATGTTTTAGGCCAAATCTCTGATGATTATGGATTGTCTAAACTTCAGATTGTCTATTACGAAAGAAACAAACCACAATCTGCTAAACGTGGAACAATTGCTGTTAAAAAAGCAGCAGTCGATCAATTTGTATTTTCGTTCCCAAGTAATCTTCCAGTTGAGCAAGGAGTGTCGTATGATTATTATTTTGAAGTGTATGACAACGATGCCATTCATTATTTTAAAAGCACAAAATCTTCCGTTTTCTCGAATCGTGTTTCTACGGACGAAGAGAAAGAAGATGAAGTTTTACAACAGCAAAATGATAATATTAATGGTTTAGAGAAGTCCTTAAAAAATCAAGACAAGCAAATAGCCGAAATTGAAAAAATACAAAAAACAGGAAAAGAAAAAGACAACCTTGAATTTAAAGATCAACAAAAAGTAAATGATTTTATCAAACGCCAAAAGCAACAAGATGAAATGATGAAACAGTTTTCGGAGAAAATGAAAGATAATTTAGATAAATTCAAAACGGATGAAAAGGATAAGCTAAAAGAAGAATTGCAAAAACGAATTGATAAAGCCGATAAAGATTTGAATAAGAACCAAAAATTATTGGATGAATTAAAAGAATTGAACGATAAAATTAAAAACGAAGAACTACTTTCTAAGTTAGATAAATTTAAACAAAACAGTAAAAATCAAATTAAAAATTTAGAACAATTAGTTGAGTTGACTAAGAAGTATTATGTAGAAAAGAAAGCGGAACAATTAGGTGATAAGTTGGACAAACTTTCTGAAAAGCAAGATATATTATCCGATGATGAAAAGGAAAACAAATCGGATAAACAAGAAAACATCAATTCAGATTTTGACAAGATTCAAGAAGATTTAAAAGATTTAGAAAAGGAAAATAATGAATTAAAATCACCGATGGATCTTCCTAAAGATGCTGCTAAAGAAAAAAGTATCGATGAAGATTTAAAGAAGGCTTCTGAAGAATTGAAGAAAGACAATAAAGCGAAGGCTAAGCAAAATCAAAAAAGCGCCTCGAAAAAAATGAAAGAGATGGCGGCGAAAATGGCACAAACTTTGGAAGGAAATGAGAAGGAAGAACTGCAAGAGGATGTTGCTATGTTGCGACAGATTCTGGATAATTTATTAGCGTTTTCTTTGTCACAAGAAGATTTAATGAATCAGTTTATAGGGCATAAAGCAGGTTCTCCCGGCTATAATAAAAACATAAAAATCCAGCAGGATTTAAAACAGCACTTCAAACATGTTGATGACAGTTTATTTGTAATGTCCTTAAGAAACCCTAAAATTGCTGAAGAGGTGACTAAAGAAATCGGTAATGTACATTACAATATAGATAAATCGTTAGAGAGTTTATCTGATGCTCAAGTTCCAAAAGGATTATCTCATCAGCAATATTCGATAGCTGCTGCAAATAAATTGGCAGACATGCTTAGCGATATGTTTAACACGATGCAAATGTCATTGTCTGGTATGGGTTCTGGAAAGCCGAAACCGGGTCAAGGACAGGGAATGCAATTGCAAGATATTATTAAAAAGCATGAAGGATTGGGGGAGAAGATGAAAGAAGGAATTAAAAAAGGCCCAAAACCTGGTGATGGCTCAAAAGGGGAAAGCGGTAAAGACGGAAAATCTAGTAAAGGGGAAAGTCAGGATGGAGATGGAGAAGGTGATGCCCAATCTATAATGGAAATTTACAAAGAGCAAAAACAGCTGCGAGAGTCTTTGCAAAATGAACTTAACAAGCAGGGTTTCGGTGGTAATGGGCAAAGTGCTTTGGAACAAATGAAGCAAATCGAAAAGCAATTGTTAAACAAAGGGTTTAAAAACGAAACGCTCCAAAAGATTCTAAATGTGAAGCAGGAATTATTAAAATTGAATACGGCTTTGCAGCAACAAGGGGAAGAAAATAAACGCCAATCAGAAACCAATAAAAAGGAGTTTAATAATCAATCTAATGCACTGCCAGCTGCTTTATTAGATTATTTAAATAGCATAGAAATATTAAATAGACAATCCTTACCTTTGCGCTCGAATTTTAATCAAAAGGTTCAAGAATATTTTAATAAAAAATGA
- the gltX gene encoding glutamate--tRNA ligase, with protein MSKQVRVRFAPSPTGPLHIGGVRTALFNYLFAKKNNGVFFLRIEDTDQNRYVPGAEEYIMEALEWLGIAPDETIGKNEKFGPYRQSERKDLYKEYADALINSGNAYYAFDTAKSLDAARKQEEEQGKTFIYNHHNREKLDTSLVISDEETTRRIADGEHYVIRFKTPVNETLHLHDIIRGDVKFETSLLDDKVLFKSDGMPTYHLANIVDDHLMETSHVIRGEEWLPSMPLHVLLYRAFGWEAPQFAHLPLIMKPVGNGKLSKRDGDKMGFPVFPLDWKTEEGVSSGYREKGFFPEAVVNFLALLGWNDGTEKELFTLQELVEAFDLSRVHKSGAKFDPEKNKWFNHQYLVKQKDVDLAKSFAPIVECKNVNRYYSLVELTKIVSLIKERAHFVSEFWELSDFFFMVPTTYDEKARKNWKEETPTLMEELISVIEEITDFTSLTIETIVKDWMTKNEIGMGKVMQPFRLSLVGALKGPHLFDIVEVLGKEETIKRLQKAIATL; from the coding sequence ATGTCTAAACAAGTTCGAGTGCGTTTTGCACCAAGTCCAACAGGACCTTTACATATTGGCGGAGTACGTACCGCATTATTCAATTATTTGTTTGCCAAAAAAAACAATGGAGTTTTCTTTCTAAGAATTGAAGACACTGACCAAAACCGTTATGTTCCCGGTGCTGAAGAATATATTATGGAAGCACTGGAATGGCTAGGAATTGCTCCTGATGAAACCATTGGAAAGAATGAAAAATTTGGTCCCTACCGTCAAAGCGAAAGAAAAGATTTGTACAAAGAATATGCTGATGCATTAATCAATTCCGGGAATGCGTATTATGCTTTTGACACCGCTAAATCTTTGGACGCAGCAAGAAAACAGGAAGAAGAACAAGGAAAAACCTTTATATACAATCACCATAACCGAGAAAAACTTGACACTTCTTTGGTAATTTCTGATGAGGAAACCACAAGAAGAATCGCTGATGGAGAACATTATGTAATCCGTTTTAAAACTCCAGTAAACGAAACCTTACATTTGCATGACATCATTCGTGGAGACGTAAAGTTTGAAACGAGTCTTTTAGATGATAAAGTATTGTTCAAAAGTGACGGAATGCCAACCTATCATTTGGCCAATATTGTAGATGATCATTTAATGGAAACTTCACACGTAATTCGTGGTGAAGAATGGTTGCCGTCAATGCCTTTACACGTTTTATTATACAGAGCATTTGGTTGGGAAGCACCCCAATTTGCACATTTGCCATTGATTATGAAACCTGTTGGAAACGGAAAATTATCCAAACGTGACGGTGACAAAATGGGATTTCCAGTATTTCCATTGGATTGGAAAACCGAAGAAGGCGTTTCATCAGGTTACAGAGAAAAAGGATTTTTTCCAGAAGCAGTTGTTAACTTCCTAGCTTTATTAGGCTGGAATGACGGAACCGAAAAAGAATTATTCACACTGCAAGAATTAGTTGAAGCTTTTGATTTGAGCAGAGTTCATAAATCCGGAGCTAAATTTGATCCAGAAAAAAACAAATGGTTCAATCACCAATATTTAGTAAAACAAAAAGATGTCGATTTAGCAAAATCCTTTGCACCTATTGTTGAATGTAAAAATGTTAACCGATATTACTCTTTAGTAGAACTGACAAAGATTGTTTCATTAATCAAGGAACGTGCGCATTTTGTTTCTGAATTTTGGGAATTAAGTGATTTCTTTTTTATGGTACCAACAACCTATGATGAAAAAGCAAGGAAAAACTGGAAAGAAGAAACGCCAACATTGATGGAAGAATTAATTTCTGTTATAGAAGAAATAACCGACTTTACTTCCCTTACTATTGAAACTATTGTAAAAGATTGGATGACGAAAAACGAAATTGGAATGGGTAAAGTAATGCAGCCTTTCCGTTTGAGTTTGGTTGGCGCACTCAAAGGCCCTCACCTATTTGATATTGTTGAAGTACTTGGAAAAGAAGAAACAATCAAAAGACTTC